A genomic region of Herbaspirillum sp. DW155 contains the following coding sequences:
- a CDS encoding DUF6402 family protein has translation MATRKLPYYRMESSSVPFRPVRWQHYAGSRGCVPLATQGAVSLERPAPGATPLPPPPPPPPESRQAAKARKAQERLQKRLDAAAVKKQADSKHPQRDDGLVLEECKDPPVFDLQDIPGAMEKMGWPISAKFARMWFNGQKHVYDNDPNSVQPIVESVVTLDWVLQFGNVHKKLTELLGNRVYSIAAKTELKRILHRHLNSVFLAQRNLSFTRIHFINRVC, from the coding sequence ATGGCAACGCGCAAGCTTCCTTACTATCGGATGGAATCCTCGTCGGTGCCGTTTCGGCCGGTTCGCTGGCAGCACTATGCTGGATCGCGCGGGTGCGTACCACTGGCCACGCAGGGCGCCGTATCGCTGGAGCGACCGGCACCGGGCGCAACACCCTTGCCGCCTCCGCCACCACCCCCGCCTGAGAGCAGACAGGCGGCCAAGGCACGCAAAGCGCAGGAGCGCCTGCAGAAACGACTGGATGCAGCCGCAGTCAAAAAACAGGCCGACAGCAAACACCCGCAACGCGACGATGGACTGGTGCTCGAAGAGTGCAAGGATCCGCCGGTGTTTGATCTGCAGGATATTCCGGGGGCGATGGAGAAGATGGGGTGGCCGATATCGGCCAAGTTTGCGCGGATGTGGTTTAACGGGCAGAAGCATGTCTACGATAATGACCCGAACTCAGTACAGCCAATTGTGGAGTCTGTGGTAACGCTGGATTGGGTGCTTCAGTTTGGTAACGTTCACAAAAAACTAACCGAACTTCTCGGCAATCGCGTTTACTCCATTGCCGCCAAAACTGAGCTCAAGCGCATATTGCATCGCCATCTCAACAGCGTTTTTCTGGCGCAAAGAAATCTGAGCTTTACTAGAATTCATTTCATAAATAGGGTCTGTTAA
- a CDS encoding TIGR00730 family Rossman fold protein, with product MEQRGKNVPRLREVGDIERATAKKARESWHVLTIMAEFIESTERLSELRPAVSIFGSARIKPDNPHYQLCVEIARLISDAGYAVISGGGPGIMEAANKGAYEGASPSVGLNIELPHEQHGNPWQDISLSFRHFFARKVAFVKYADAYVVLPGGFGTLDELTEALTLMQTGKSRMMPVILVGSEFWAGLVDWIKTRLVDDGMISPKDVNLLQVIDEPAQVLAAIQKFHAEKARPAETQQEAERQSGMYL from the coding sequence ATGGAACAGAGAGGAAAAAATGTCCCGCGTCTGCGGGAGGTAGGGGACATCGAACGCGCGACGGCCAAGAAGGCGCGCGAGTCGTGGCATGTACTCACGATTATGGCAGAATTCATCGAATCGACCGAACGTCTCTCCGAGCTGCGTCCTGCCGTTTCCATCTTTGGTTCTGCCCGGATCAAGCCCGACAATCCCCATTATCAACTATGCGTGGAGATCGCCCGTCTGATCTCCGACGCGGGCTACGCCGTCATCTCCGGTGGCGGGCCCGGCATCATGGAGGCTGCCAACAAGGGCGCCTACGAAGGCGCATCGCCTTCGGTGGGCCTGAACATCGAATTGCCGCACGAACAACACGGCAATCCCTGGCAGGACATCTCGCTGTCCTTCCGTCATTTCTTCGCGCGCAAGGTGGCCTTCGTCAAGTATGCCGATGCGTATGTGGTCCTGCCGGGCGGCTTCGGCACGCTCGATGAACTGACCGAAGCGCTGACCCTGATGCAGACCGGCAAGTCGCGCATGATGCCAGTGATCCTGGTGGGTAGTGAATTCTGGGCGGGCCTGGTGGACTGGATCAAGACCCGCCTGGTGGACGACGGCATGATCTCGCCCAAGGACGTCAATCTGCTACAGGTGATCGACGAGCCTGCGCAAGTGCTGGCGGCGATCCAGAAATTCCACGCCGAAAAGGCCAGGCCGGCGGAGACCCAGCAGGAAGCGGAGCGGCAGAGCGGGATGTATCTGTAA
- a CDS encoding dienelactone hydrolase family protein translates to MNDLRNDFNSLLGQSKLSGNADRRTFLKTALGTGFAAAVLPVCAQTMIKTDTQGLSAGEVSIEINGQRVPAYRAQPEGKTGLPVMIVVSEIFGVHEHIADIARRFAKLGYLAIAPDFFVRQGNPMAYTSIAELQKDIISKVPDAQVMGDIDAYVKWAGENGGDLNHLGINGFCWGGRIVWLYSAYNPKVKAGAAWYGRLVGEKSPLFPVQPIDIAPVLKTPVIGLYGGKDQGIPVSTVEQMKEALQKAGNQSEFHVYMNSGHAFNADYRPSYVEADARDAWSKVVAFFRQHGVA, encoded by the coding sequence ATGAACGATCTTCGCAATGATTTCAACAGCCTGCTGGGGCAGAGCAAGCTGTCCGGCAACGCTGATCGCCGCACCTTCCTCAAGACCGCACTGGGCACCGGCTTTGCTGCGGCCGTCCTGCCGGTGTGTGCGCAGACCATGATCAAGACCGATACCCAAGGCCTGAGCGCAGGCGAGGTGTCCATCGAGATCAACGGCCAGCGCGTGCCGGCCTATCGCGCCCAGCCCGAGGGCAAGACCGGCTTGCCGGTCATGATCGTGGTGTCCGAGATCTTCGGCGTGCATGAGCACATCGCCGATATCGCGCGTCGCTTCGCCAAGCTGGGCTATCTGGCCATTGCGCCGGACTTCTTCGTGCGTCAGGGTAATCCCATGGCCTATACCTCCATTGCCGAGCTGCAGAAGGACATCATTTCCAAGGTACCGGATGCGCAGGTGATGGGCGACATCGATGCCTATGTAAAGTGGGCCGGCGAAAACGGCGGCGACCTGAACCATCTGGGCATCAATGGCTTTTGCTGGGGTGGCCGCATCGTCTGGCTCTACAGTGCCTACAATCCCAAGGTCAAGGCCGGCGCGGCCTGGTATGGCCGCCTGGTGGGCGAGAAGAGCCCACTGTTCCCCGTGCAGCCCATCGATATCGCGCCGGTGCTGAAGACGCCGGTCATCGGACTCTATGGCGGCAAAGACCAGGGTATCCCGGTCTCTACCGTGGAGCAGATGAAGGAAGCGCTGCAGAAGGCGGGCAACCAGTCGGAATTCCACGTCTATATGAATTCAGGCCATGCCTTCAATGCCGATTACCGTCCCAGCTACGTGGAGGCCGATGCCAGGGATGCCTGGAGCAAGGTCGTGGCTTTCTTCAGGCAGCACGGGGTAGCGTGA
- a CDS encoding DUF6402 family protein produces the protein MGSTERFLSDLRQFHINWHFQHLTVSEEDTLTKAWGITDLTGALANFNLYAAIADVTVSGEKYFKYDNLKKTKTLCQDPRVAITHLFVYVKDNYSFNEGKDSRKSQYLGHWNSTGAIITSGGLVSQVIDGRERGLYKKMGFSLPLAIHTDLGNSPEDRSRLHFPYLTNDGLELVVDTREGMLSKYRKADVYFPIFNKTYNEWREKHQRGGDFMIYSSPVRMKLNRPIYVELDTICRPPEPMY, from the coding sequence ATGGGTTCTACAGAGAGATTTCTTTCCGATCTCCGGCAGTTTCATATCAATTGGCACTTTCAACATCTCACTGTTTCAGAAGAAGATACGCTGACAAAAGCTTGGGGGATTACCGACCTTACCGGAGCATTGGCGAACTTCAATCTCTACGCGGCGATTGCTGATGTAACGGTATCAGGTGAGAAATACTTTAAATATGACAATCTCAAGAAAACCAAAACACTTTGCCAAGATCCTCGTGTCGCCATCACGCATCTGTTCGTTTACGTCAAAGACAATTACTCATTCAACGAAGGCAAAGACTCCCGGAAATCCCAATATCTGGGCCATTGGAACAGCACTGGCGCCATTATTACCTCTGGAGGATTGGTGAGTCAGGTAATAGATGGACGTGAGCGTGGCCTTTATAAAAAAATGGGCTTCAGTCTTCCGCTTGCCATTCATACGGACCTAGGAAATTCACCGGAAGACCGAAGTAGACTACATTTTCCCTATCTCACCAACGATGGCTTGGAGTTGGTAGTAGATACCAGGGAAGGAATGTTATCGAAATATCGTAAAGCGGATGTCTATTTTCCGATCTTTAACAAGACCTATAACGAATGGAGAGAGAAGCATCAACGCGGTGGAGACTTCATGATTTACTCATCGCCGGTTCGAATGAAACTGAATCGCCCTATCTACGTTGAACTCGACACAATATGCCGACCACCCGAACCTATGTATTGA
- the polA gene encoding DNA polymerase I, which produces MQKTLLLVDGSSYLYRAFHALPDMRNAEGAPTGALYGIINMLRRLRNDYPASYVACVFDAKGKTFRDDLYPDYKATRKSMPEDLALQIEPIHAAVRALGWPILMVEGIEADDVIGTLSVQATAAGLDTIVSTGDKDMAQLVNEHVTLVNTMSNEVLDIAGVTAKFGVPPERIVDYLSLIGDTVDNVPGVEKCGPKTAVKWLSAYGSLDGVMANADKITGVVGENLRRALDWLPQGRVLVTVKTDCDLSAHMKSILESLTMQPQDKEVLKDLFTRYNFRTWLRELSDGSETGASKAPMVGASAAAALEAPAQAGLFAAAPKVEYETVLTDAQLDQWIARINAAELTAVDTETTSLEAMQAELVGISLCCEPGRAAYIPVAHNYQDAPEQLSRDHVLAKLKPWLEDAGKPKLGQHLKYDSHIFANYGVRLAGVKHDTLLESYVFESHRPHDMDSLAARHLERKTITYAEVCGKGASQIGFNEVAIERATEYAAEDAEVTLALHHAMWPQIEHDDKLRFIYEKIEVPTSVVLQKIERNGVLIDSDRLGQQSHDLGKRMLEIEQQAYELAGQPFNLNSPKQLGEILFGKLELPVVKKTASGAPSTDEEVLQKLAEDYPLPKVLLDYRGLAKLKSTYTDKLPKMINPATGRVHTNYAQAVAVTGRLSSNEPNLQNIPIRTAEGRRIREAFVAPEGSVIVSADYSQIELRIMAHISEDENMLKAFANNEDIHRATAAEIFGIAPEQVESEQRRYAKVINFGLIYGMSAFGLAGNLGIERAAAQMYIDKYFMRFSGVKRYMDETRLQAKARGYVETVFGRRLWLPEINSPNGPRRQGAERAAINAPMQGTAADLIKLAMIAVQDWLESTGMQSRMIMQVHDELVLEVPQEELATVREKLPELMKNVAELKVPLLAEVGIGKNWDEAH; this is translated from the coding sequence ATGCAAAAAACCTTGTTGTTAGTTGATGGTTCCAGTTACCTCTATCGCGCATTCCATGCACTGCCCGATATGCGTAACGCGGAAGGCGCGCCCACCGGTGCGCTGTACGGCATCATCAATATGCTGCGCCGACTGCGCAACGATTATCCCGCAAGTTACGTGGCCTGTGTGTTCGATGCCAAGGGCAAGACTTTCCGTGATGATCTCTATCCCGACTACAAGGCCACCCGCAAATCCATGCCGGAAGACCTGGCATTGCAGATCGAGCCCATCCACGCCGCCGTGCGTGCACTGGGCTGGCCGATCCTGATGGTCGAAGGTATCGAAGCCGATGACGTCATCGGCACGCTCTCGGTACAAGCCACCGCCGCCGGACTCGACACCATCGTCTCCACCGGCGACAAGGACATGGCCCAACTGGTCAACGAACACGTTACCTTGGTCAACACGATGAGCAATGAAGTTCTCGACATTGCCGGCGTGACCGCAAAATTCGGCGTGCCGCCCGAGCGCATCGTCGATTATCTGAGCCTGATCGGTGACACCGTGGACAACGTGCCCGGTGTCGAAAAGTGCGGCCCCAAGACGGCTGTGAAGTGGCTCTCCGCTTATGGCTCGCTCGATGGCGTCATGGCCAATGCCGACAAGATCACCGGCGTGGTCGGCGAGAACTTGCGTCGTGCGCTGGACTGGCTGCCGCAAGGCCGCGTGCTGGTGACGGTCAAGACCGATTGCGATCTGTCGGCGCACATGAAGTCCATCCTCGAATCGCTGACCATGCAGCCACAGGACAAGGAGGTACTCAAGGATCTCTTCACGCGCTACAACTTCCGCACCTGGCTGCGCGAGCTCAGCGATGGCAGCGAGACGGGGGCATCGAAAGCTCCCATGGTGGGAGCATCGGCCGCTGCCGCGCTGGAGGCTCCCGCGCAAGCTGGCCTCTTCGCAGCCGCGCCCAAGGTCGAGTACGAGACCGTGCTTACCGATGCCCAGCTCGACCAGTGGATCGCACGCATCAATGCCGCTGAACTCACCGCCGTCGATACCGAAACCACGTCGCTCGAAGCCATGCAGGCCGAGCTGGTCGGCATCTCGCTGTGCTGCGAGCCGGGCCGTGCCGCCTACATTCCGGTGGCGCACAACTACCAGGATGCACCCGAACAATTGTCGCGCGACCACGTGCTGGCCAAGCTGAAACCCTGGCTGGAAGACGCCGGCAAGCCCAAGCTCGGCCAGCACCTGAAATACGACAGCCATATCTTCGCCAACTACGGCGTGCGCCTCGCAGGCGTAAAGCACGACACGCTGCTGGAATCCTACGTCTTCGAATCCCATCGTCCGCACGACATGGACAGCCTGGCCGCGCGCCACCTGGAGCGCAAGACCATCACCTATGCCGAAGTGTGCGGCAAGGGTGCGTCCCAGATCGGCTTCAATGAAGTGGCCATCGAGCGCGCCACCGAATACGCCGCCGAAGATGCGGAAGTCACGCTGGCCCTGCATCACGCCATGTGGCCGCAGATCGAGCATGACGACAAGCTGCGTTTCATCTACGAGAAGATCGAAGTCCCGACCTCGGTGGTGCTGCAGAAGATCGAACGCAATGGCGTGCTCATCGACAGCGACCGCCTGGGCCAGCAATCGCACGACCTCGGAAAGCGCATGCTGGAAATCGAACAGCAGGCCTATGAGCTGGCCGGCCAGCCCTTCAACCTGAATTCGCCCAAGCAGCTGGGCGAAATCCTGTTCGGCAAGCTGGAACTGCCGGTGGTCAAGAAGACCGCTTCGGGCGCGCCTTCCACGGATGAAGAAGTGCTGCAGAAACTGGCCGAGGATTATCCGCTGCCCAAGGTGCTGCTGGACTATCGCGGCCTGGCCAAGCTCAAGTCCACCTACACCGACAAGCTGCCCAAGATGATCAATCCGGCCACCGGCCGCGTGCATACCAACTATGCGCAGGCGGTGGCAGTCACCGGTCGCCTGTCCTCCAATGAACCCAACCTGCAGAACATCCCGATCCGCACCGCCGAAGGTCGTCGCATCCGCGAAGCCTTCGTCGCGCCCGAAGGCAGCGTGATCGTCTCGGCCGACTATTCGCAGATCGAGCTGCGCATCATGGCGCATATCTCCGAAGACGAGAACATGTTGAAAGCCTTCGCCAACAACGAAGACATCCACCGCGCCACCGCCGCCGAAATCTTCGGCATCGCGCCCGAGCAGGTCGAGTCCGAGCAGCGCCGCTATGCCAAGGTCATCAACTTCGGCCTGATCTACGGCATGAGCGCTTTCGGACTGGCCGGCAACCTGGGCATCGAACGTGCGGCCGCGCAGATGTACATCGACAAGTACTTCATGCGCTTCTCGGGCGTGAAGCGCTACATGGATGAGACGCGCTTGCAGGCCAAGGCGCGCGGCTATGTGGAAACCGTGTTCGGTCGCCGCCTGTGGCTGCCCGAGATCAATTCGCCCAACGGTCCGCGCAGACAGGGTGCCGAGCGTGCGGCGATCAATGCGCCCATGCAGGGCACCGCGGCCGACCTCATCAAGCTGGCCATGATCGCCGTGCAGGACTGGCTGGAATCGACCGGCATGCAAAGCCGCATGATCATGCAGGTGCACGATGAACTGGTGTTGGAAGTCCCGCAAGAGGAGCTGGCCACAGTGCGTGAAAAGCTGCCCGAACTGATGAAAAATGTTGCGGAGCTGAAAGTTCCCTTGCTTGCCGAGGTCGGAATCGGTAAGAATTGGGACGAAGCGCATTAA
- a CDS encoding ABC transporter substrate-binding protein: MKKQAMQKRTFMRRMAALWLGAATLAMTGLAHAEDKVTLLSNWYAQAEHGGFYQAVAKGIYKKYGMDVTIKMGGPQVNNMQILVAGQADFSMGYDFAVMKGIEQGLPLVTVGTSFQSDLQGMMTHEDVTSLGGLKNKTILVAGSGQSSWWPWLKAKYGYTDAQSKAYTFNLQPFFADPNIAQQAYPSSELFQADKAGVKSKFFLFASEGYPPYGTTIVTLQKTVATRPDLVQRFVKATAEGWKSYLEDPAPANALIKADNKNMSDEQLAYAVGKLKELKVVTGGDAARLGIGVMTDERWKQTYDVMVSTGLLKAGTDYHKAYTTQFVKDMKVMP, encoded by the coding sequence ATGAAGAAGCAAGCGATGCAAAAGCGGACGTTCATGCGGCGTATGGCCGCGCTGTGGCTGGGCGCGGCGACCCTGGCGATGACGGGCCTGGCTCACGCCGAAGACAAGGTGACGCTGCTGTCGAACTGGTATGCGCAGGCCGAGCACGGCGGCTTCTATCAGGCCGTGGCCAAAGGTATCTATAAAAAATATGGCATGGACGTGACCATCAAGATGGGCGGGCCGCAGGTCAACAACATGCAGATCCTGGTGGCGGGGCAGGCCGACTTCAGCATGGGCTATGACTTCGCGGTGATGAAGGGAATCGAGCAGGGCCTGCCGCTGGTGACCGTGGGCACCTCCTTCCAGTCCGACCTGCAGGGCATGATGACTCATGAGGACGTCACCAGCCTGGGCGGTCTGAAGAACAAGACCATCCTGGTCGCCGGTTCCGGCCAGTCGAGCTGGTGGCCGTGGCTCAAGGCCAAGTACGGCTATACCGATGCGCAGTCCAAGGCCTATACCTTCAACCTGCAGCCATTCTTTGCCGATCCGAATATCGCGCAGCAGGCCTATCCGTCCTCCGAACTGTTCCAGGCCGACAAGGCAGGCGTGAAGAGCAAGTTCTTCCTCTTCGCCAGCGAAGGCTATCCGCCGTATGGCACCACCATCGTGACCTTGCAGAAGACAGTGGCGACCAGGCCCGATCTGGTACAGCGCTTCGTCAAGGCCACCGCCGAGGGCTGGAAGAGCTATCTGGAAGATCCGGCACCGGCCAATGCCCTCATCAAGGCGGACAACAAGAACATGAGCGACGAACAGCTGGCCTATGCCGTGGGCAAACTCAAGGAGCTGAAGGTGGTCACCGGTGGCGATGCGGCCAGGCTGGGCATCGGCGTGATGACCGACGAGCGCTGGAAACAGACTTATGACGTCATGGTCTCGACCGGCCTGCTCAAGGCCGGGACCGATTATCACAAGGCCTACACCACCCAGTTCGTCAAGGACATGAAGGTCATGCCCTGA
- a CDS encoding IS5 family transposase (programmed frameshift) gives MARREELTDEQWAILEPLIPETPRRDDGRGRPELHSNRAVMNGILWVLRTGAAWCDLPDRFPSGTTCFRRFSRWVKSGVLRHILEALAQHLEEVGQINLSECFIDGTFVLAKKGAQRFGKTKRGKGTKLMVIADATGLPLGVHTSSASPHEVTLVEATLDEIVTVGRPERIIGDRAYDSDPLDQRLAAKGIELIAPHKSNRKRAVTQDGRALRRYRRRWKIERLFAWLNAFKRVLTRWERCADHYTGFVHLAFSVILMRRYL, from the exons ATGGCACGAAGAGAAGAACTAACAGACGAACAATGGGCGATTCTGGAGCCGCTGATACCAGAAACACCTAGACGTGATGATGGGCGTGGACGCCCGGAATTGCACAGCAACCGCGCCGTCATGAACGGGATTCTCTGGGTGCTACGCACCGGTGCGGCCTGGTGTGATTTGCCAGATCGGTTCCCCTCTGGCACGACATGCTTCCGAAGATTTTCGCGCTGGGTCAAGAGTGGCGTGCTACGGCACATACTCGAAGCACTGGCGCAACACCTCGAAGAGGTTGGCCAAATCAATCTTTCCGAATGCTTTATTGACGGCACGTTTGTGTTGGCAAAAAAAGGGGCCCAAAGGT TCGGAAAGACCAAGCGGGGCAAGGGTACGAAGCTCATGGTTATTGCAGACGCTACTGGTCTTCCACTCGGCGTGCACACGTCTTCTGCTAGCCCACATGAAGTCACCCTTGTCGAGGCTACCCTCGATGAGATTGTCACAGTGGGACGACCCGAACGAATTATTGGGGATCGCGCCTACGATAGTGATCCGCTCGATCAAAGACTTGCTGCCAAAGGCATTGAACTGATCGCACCACACAAGAGCAATCGAAAAAGAGCGGTCACTCAAGACGGCCGGGCGCTGCGCCGATACCGGCGCCGATGGAAGATCGAACGACTGTTTGCCTGGCTTAATGCCTTCAAGCGTGTACTTACCCGATGGGAGCGTTGCGCCGATCATTACACAGGCTTCGTTCATCTCGCTTTCTCCGTCATCCTCATGCGGCGCTATTTATGA
- a CDS encoding methyl-accepting chemotaxis protein produces the protein MKSAMKVGTRLGLGFAWVVLLLVLVTGFGIYNMHQVQGRFTHVVEVKNPESALVKEMLETVGERSISLRNLMLPAAPDDVDIEAKYIEAQTLQYQAAAQKLQQLFADSADTSEEEKAALPKIQAQAATAEKLINEAVEFGKRREAYELAQFLKEQYLPVQKSWQVELKALAALEDKLNREAADSSAIAYGHARLLMLVLSAIGVVTAILAAFWITRQILHKLGGEPDYAVQIAGQIAEGDLAVVIDTRAGDKDSLLAAMGVMRDKLAAIVSEVRRGSETITAASTEIARGNLDLSSRTEQQAGALEETASSMEQLNSTVKQNAENAHQANDLALAASDVAVQGGSIVSQVVQTMQSINASSQKVADIVSVIDGIAFQTNILALNAAVEAARAGEQGRGFAVVASEVRSLAQRSASAAKEIKVLIGDSVGKVENGSKLVEQAGSTMTEIVTSIRRVTDVMTEITHANREQSSGIEQVNEAIIQIDDMTQQNAALVEQAAAAARQLQEQAAGLQQLVSVFRIDPAQARVATASYGQPEAAARIIDVTPAAPGLPAGSATLAAQG, from the coding sequence ATGAAGTCAGCAATGAAAGTGGGCACGCGCCTGGGACTCGGGTTTGCGTGGGTGGTCTTGCTGCTGGTGCTGGTGACCGGCTTTGGTATCTACAACATGCACCAGGTGCAGGGGCGCTTCACCCACGTGGTCGAGGTCAAGAACCCCGAGAGCGCGCTGGTCAAGGAAATGCTGGAGACGGTCGGCGAGCGCTCCATCTCGCTGCGCAACCTGATGCTGCCTGCCGCGCCCGACGACGTGGACATCGAGGCCAAGTACATCGAAGCCCAGACCCTCCAATACCAGGCCGCCGCGCAGAAGCTGCAACAGCTCTTTGCCGACTCCGCCGATACCAGCGAGGAAGAAAAGGCGGCCCTGCCGAAGATCCAGGCGCAGGCGGCTACTGCCGAAAAACTCATCAACGAGGCCGTCGAATTCGGCAAGCGGCGCGAAGCCTATGAACTGGCGCAATTCCTGAAGGAGCAATACCTGCCGGTGCAGAAATCCTGGCAGGTCGAGTTGAAGGCCCTGGCCGCGCTGGAAGATAAGCTCAACCGCGAAGCCGCCGACAGCAGTGCCATTGCCTACGGTCATGCGCGTTTGCTGATGCTGGTGCTTAGCGCCATCGGCGTGGTCACCGCCATCCTGGCGGCGTTCTGGATCACGCGGCAGATCCTGCACAAGCTGGGCGGCGAGCCGGATTACGCCGTGCAGATCGCCGGCCAGATTGCCGAAGGCGACCTGGCCGTCGTGATCGATACCCGCGCCGGCGACAAGGACAGCCTGCTGGCCGCCATGGGCGTGATGCGCGACAAGCTCGCCGCCATCGTCTCTGAAGTGCGGCGTGGCTCGGAGACCATCACCGCGGCCTCTACCGAGATCGCCCGCGGCAATCTCGACCTCTCATCCCGCACCGAGCAGCAGGCCGGTGCACTTGAGGAAACCGCATCCTCGATGGAACAGCTCAATTCCACCGTCAAGCAGAATGCCGAGAATGCGCATCAGGCCAACGATCTGGCGCTGGCCGCTTCCGACGTGGCGGTGCAGGGCGGCAGCATCGTGTCGCAGGTGGTTCAGACCATGCAGTCCATCAATGCCTCTTCGCAGAAGGTGGCCGATATCGTCAGCGTGATCGATGGCATTGCCTTCCAGACCAATATCCTCGCGCTCAACGCGGCGGTCGAAGCCGCGCGTGCCGGCGAACAGGGGCGCGGCTTTGCGGTGGTCGCCTCCGAAGTACGTTCGCTGGCGCAGCGCTCGGCCTCGGCGGCCAAGGAAATCAAGGTGCTCATCGGCGACTCCGTGGGCAAGGTGGAAAACGGCAGCAAGCTGGTCGAGCAGGCCGGCAGCACCATGACCGAGATCGTCACCAGCATCCGCCGCGTCACCGACGTGATGACCGAGATCACCCATGCCAACCGCGAGCAGAGCAGCGGCATCGAGCAGGTCAACGAAGCCATCATCCAAATCGACGACATGACGCAGCAGAATGCCGCGCTGGTCGAACAGGCCGCCGCCGCTGCCCGCCAGCTGCAGGAACAGGCGGCCGGTTTGCAGCAGCTGGTGAGCGTGTTCCGCATCGACCCGGCGCAGGCGCGGGTGGCTACGGCCTCATACGGTCAGCCTGAGGCGGCCGCGCGCATCATCGATGTAACGCCCGCGGCACCTGGCCTGCCGGCCGGCAGCGCGACGCTGGCGGCGCAGGGCTGA
- a CDS encoding PDR/VanB family oxidoreductase, protein MNAVIDRFDGRTAASTLALRVRAVRKAAADIRLFELVSADGNALPPWSPGAHLRLHLPHGLVRAYSLCNTPQQRDCYVIAVKREPASRGGSAFLHEQVEEGATLTAAPPVNAFPLLADARAPLLLAAGIGITPLHAMAAELAAQGIRHRLHYFARTLAHAAFFHELAACSQGMSLHLGLDDAQTAGAIAAALAAVPRSSPLYVCGPAPFIGAARSHAQQAGWREQDIHFELFAASAKDAADTPSTEPMQEHPFELVLQRSGLRCEVQPGQSIVAAAAQLGVVIGTSCGEGFCGSCESTVLEGQPWHRDSVLSAAERASGRRILPCVSRCAGARLVLDL, encoded by the coding sequence ATGAACGCCGTCATCGACCGTTTCGATGGCCGTACAGCCGCCTCCACCCTGGCCTTGCGGGTGAGGGCCGTGCGCAAGGCTGCTGCGGACATCCGTCTGTTCGAACTGGTATCGGCCGATGGCAATGCACTGCCGCCCTGGTCGCCGGGCGCGCATCTGCGGCTGCATCTGCCGCACGGACTGGTACGCGCCTATTCGCTCTGCAATACCCCGCAACAGCGTGATTGCTATGTCATTGCAGTCAAGCGTGAGCCTGCTTCGCGTGGCGGTTCCGCCTTCCTGCATGAACAGGTGGAGGAGGGCGCCACGCTCACGGCAGCGCCGCCCGTCAACGCCTTCCCCTTGCTCGCCGATGCGCGCGCGCCGCTGCTGCTGGCGGCCGGCATCGGCATCACGCCGCTGCATGCGATGGCCGCCGAGCTGGCCGCGCAAGGCATCCGGCATCGCCTGCATTACTTCGCACGCACTCTGGCGCATGCGGCTTTCTTCCACGAACTGGCCGCTTGCTCGCAAGGCATGTCCCTGCATCTGGGCCTGGATGACGCCCAGACCGCAGGCGCCATTGCGGCGGCGCTGGCGGCGGTGCCGCGTTCCTCGCCGCTGTATGTCTGCGGACCTGCGCCCTTCATCGGAGCCGCGCGCAGCCATGCGCAGCAGGCAGGGTGGCGCGAGCAGGACATCCACTTCGAATTGTTTGCCGCGTCCGCGAAGGACGCTGCGGATACCCCATCAACGGAGCCGATGCAAGAGCATCCCTTCGAGCTGGTGCTGCAGCGTTCCGGCCTGCGCTGCGAGGTGCAGCCGGGCCAGAGCATCGTCGCCGCAGCGGCGCAGCTGGGCGTGGTGATCGGCACCTCCTGCGGCGAGGGTTTCTGCGGCAGTTGCGAGAGCACCGTGCTGGAAGGCCAGCCCTGGCATCGCGACAGCGTGCTCTCGGCGGCCGAGCGTGCCAGCGGACGCCGCATCCTGCCGTGCGTGTCGCGCTGCGCGGGCGCGCGGCTGGTGCTGGATCTGTGA